The Solibacillus sp. FSL W7-1436 genome window below encodes:
- a CDS encoding AAA domain-containing protein, with the protein MAPKTIANIQTRCHILLTNTAREAMKEHVPDEHAFFNLQQYFIVAIEKVSVDAEQTHLSIFFDNEKNVKLKNKFEERVVIMDCVFDRKNGLVAKSFRTRGKGTPVVTNRRATMKIHFVASRISGHTYQEPFLKAIDELPIAQERFDYVNKRISSWEGYLKVLNKNADIEDIHARFSSVTFDADFSHMTVRISNLDKKQWKQLEGLSARLRGYVQEIGDVAKIRRNENTVEIALKPYYSNLARRNELQFQSEDIEFSNAATKSQLKRLLKGFERLKEGLAANANLETILFEDKPVIAERRKTVPLDFHNRLNQYQQQAVEGAMSSEDLYVIQGPPGTGKTTVISEICYQNAKAGLKTLVASQSNLAVDNALSRLLSNKDIRILRYGRTESIEEEGKKFIEENVASYWQEQTFEAIGHEISLHERKEQLLNDEINEAQREIAALEQKQKELELQIEQKEAAKAELHVLAEKILALKKQLTECKKELEDNERKLEKLQATQSTVAETVANFEQQVKDGLTVEQLTEQAQQLKEARENFQQQLTQSHYKAQLDQFQQRFDAVKTKIEKANETSHYDLLVDKIASLKKVYEIEEFMSEYNIRRNYAMDRLLTALDRIQPQMEQYKPIKDVKERLEKALHYSETALGIHVTPDRLDMGHHYTLEEIQEFLTKLSIAFRDQRVNAQNGTRSIQGIHLRMQYIEQLNNKYMDAIRETVLIFEKLKEEIILQFKEQNDVKAQHLQQLEEEATAVKAQMDAINEKIDPTITLNHSTDELEELLATNELDQMKTETQRQNREKVELQLNKKAEELAVLNEQIALGTETVEQLTVRFKGINSEGVQLEKRRTELEQQTKLNPEQAINEVNEKIGLLTEKIETLEVKISLLPVTAELQNEWHGLLKNANAHDLDEIRKLYVKHANVIGTTCVASANKEFMDNYPTFDVVIIDEVSKATPPELLLPMLKGAKIILVGDHHQLPPLVGDATFEETLEQVVKESTTFEEKRELEKLLEESLFERLYNNLPSQNKTMLALQYRMHKNIMSTITPFYENESEQLQCGLEDSDAVRDHFLETSKITRNHHLLWLDIPNAKPYFEERMKEGSSLFNLAELEQIKQQLLELNAATEQAKAQGLIPQDALKSVGVISFYAEQVKRINRLIDQEISVPHLHIRTGSVDKFQGMEMDVIIVSMVRNHDNERGEIGFAKDYRRLNVALSRARELLIMVGSTEMFTKRPKSAKTRDMYAHVLTTVKEQDGYFAV; encoded by the coding sequence ATGGCACCAAAAACAATCGCAAATATCCAAACCCGCTGTCATATTTTATTGACGAATACGGCACGTGAAGCGATGAAGGAGCATGTTCCAGATGAACACGCCTTTTTTAATTTACAGCAATATTTCATTGTCGCGATTGAAAAAGTATCGGTCGATGCAGAGCAAACCCATTTGAGCATCTTTTTCGATAATGAGAAAAACGTAAAACTAAAAAACAAGTTTGAAGAACGTGTCGTCATCATGGACTGTGTATTTGACCGGAAAAACGGACTTGTGGCGAAAAGCTTTCGAACACGCGGCAAAGGGACACCGGTTGTCACAAATCGCCGCGCCACAATGAAAATCCACTTCGTTGCATCCCGTATTAGCGGCCATACATACCAGGAGCCGTTCCTGAAAGCCATTGATGAACTGCCGATTGCACAGGAACGTTTTGACTATGTCAATAAGCGGATCAGCAGCTGGGAAGGCTATTTAAAAGTGTTAAACAAAAACGCGGACATTGAAGATATTCATGCCCGTTTTTCAAGTGTCACGTTTGACGCCGATTTTTCTCATATGACGGTTCGCATAAGCAATCTCGATAAAAAGCAGTGGAAACAACTGGAAGGGCTTAGTGCGCGTTTGCGCGGGTATGTCCAGGAAATCGGGGATGTTGCCAAAATCCGCCGCAACGAAAATACCGTTGAAATTGCGTTGAAACCGTATTACAGCAATCTGGCGCGGAGAAATGAGCTTCAGTTCCAATCAGAAGATATCGAATTCTCCAATGCTGCGACGAAATCACAGCTAAAACGCCTGTTAAAAGGGTTTGAGCGGTTAAAAGAAGGCTTGGCCGCAAATGCGAACCTCGAAACGATTTTATTTGAAGATAAACCGGTCATCGCCGAGCGCAGAAAAACGGTTCCTCTCGATTTTCATAACCGTCTGAATCAGTACCAGCAGCAGGCAGTCGAAGGGGCGATGAGTTCCGAAGATCTTTATGTCATTCAAGGTCCGCCGGGTACCGGTAAAACGACGGTAATTTCGGAAATTTGCTATCAAAATGCAAAAGCAGGACTAAAAACACTCGTTGCTTCCCAATCAAACTTAGCGGTCGACAATGCATTAAGCCGGCTTTTATCGAACAAAGATATTCGGATTTTGCGTTACGGCCGTACAGAGAGCATTGAAGAAGAAGGGAAAAAGTTCATTGAGGAAAATGTTGCGTCCTATTGGCAGGAGCAGACATTTGAAGCAATCGGGCATGAAATTTCGCTGCATGAAAGAAAAGAACAGCTATTAAATGATGAAATCAATGAAGCGCAAAGGGAGATTGCCGCGCTTGAACAAAAACAAAAAGAGCTTGAACTGCAAATTGAACAAAAAGAAGCGGCAAAAGCAGAATTGCATGTTTTGGCCGAAAAGATCCTGGCATTAAAAAAACAATTGACTGAATGCAAAAAAGAACTGGAAGACAATGAACGCAAACTGGAAAAACTGCAGGCGACACAAAGTACAGTAGCCGAAACCGTAGCGAATTTTGAACAGCAGGTAAAAGACGGATTGACTGTCGAGCAACTGACAGAACAAGCACAACAGTTGAAAGAAGCGAGAGAAAACTTCCAGCAGCAACTAACGCAAAGTCACTATAAAGCGCAACTGGATCAATTCCAGCAGCGTTTTGATGCGGTTAAAACGAAAATCGAAAAGGCGAATGAAACGTCCCACTATGATTTGCTTGTAGATAAAATTGCTTCGTTGAAAAAAGTGTACGAAATAGAGGAGTTCATGAGTGAATACAATATTCGCCGAAACTATGCAATGGACCGTTTACTAACAGCACTTGATCGAATTCAGCCGCAAATGGAGCAGTATAAGCCGATTAAAGATGTGAAGGAACGTCTGGAAAAGGCACTGCACTACAGTGAAACCGCGTTAGGAATCCATGTAACACCGGACAGACTGGACATGGGCCATCATTATACGCTTGAAGAGATTCAGGAGTTTTTGACGAAGCTTAGCATCGCATTTAGAGACCAACGTGTAAATGCTCAAAACGGCACCCGCTCCATTCAGGGGATTCATCTGCGCATGCAATACATCGAGCAGCTGAACAATAAGTATATGGACGCGATCCGTGAAACCGTGCTTATATTCGAAAAGCTGAAAGAGGAGATCATTCTTCAGTTCAAAGAACAAAATGATGTGAAAGCACAGCATCTTCAGCAGCTGGAAGAAGAGGCGACAGCTGTAAAAGCCCAAATGGATGCGATCAATGAAAAAATCGATCCGACGATTACGCTAAACCATTCCACGGATGAACTGGAAGAACTGCTCGCGACAAATGAACTGGATCAGATGAAAACCGAAACACAGCGCCAAAACCGTGAAAAAGTGGAACTTCAGCTGAACAAAAAAGCGGAAGAGCTGGCAGTGTTAAATGAACAGATTGCCCTTGGTACGGAGACGGTCGAACAGTTAACAGTGCGCTTTAAAGGAATCAACAGTGAAGGCGTGCAGCTTGAAAAACGCAGGACAGAACTTGAACAGCAGACAAAACTGAACCCTGAGCAGGCGATTAATGAAGTAAATGAAAAGATCGGGCTTCTTACAGAAAAGATCGAGACGCTTGAAGTGAAAATCAGTCTGCTTCCGGTAACGGCAGAACTTCAAAACGAATGGCACGGTCTGCTGAAAAATGCCAATGCCCATGACTTGGACGAAATCCGCAAATTGTATGTAAAACATGCCAATGTGATCGGCACAACTTGTGTCGCATCGGCCAATAAAGAGTTTATGGACAACTATCCGACATTTGATGTCGTCATTATTGATGAAGTTTCGAAAGCAACACCGCCGGAACTGCTGTTGCCGATGTTAAAAGGCGCAAAAATCATTTTAGTTGGGGACCATCACCAGCTGCCGCCGCTTGTAGGCGATGCGACATTTGAAGAGACATTGGAGCAAGTTGTGAAGGAAAGTACAACATTTGAAGAAAAACGGGAGCTTGAAAAGTTACTGGAAGAATCATTGTTCGAGCGTCTTTATAACAATTTGCCATCGCAAAACAAAACGATGCTCGCACTCCAATATCGAATGCATAAAAATATTATGTCAACTATCACACCGTTTTACGAAAATGAATCCGAACAGCTGCAATGTGGTTTGGAGGATTCAGATGCCGTACGTGATCATTTCCTTGAAACATCAAAAATTACACGAAATCACCATTTACTATGGCTTGATATTCCGAATGCCAAGCCGTATTTTGAAGAGCGTATGAAAGAAGGTTCGAGTTTATTCAATTTAGCGGAGCTGGAACAGATTAAACAGCAGCTGCTTGAATTAAATGCCGCAACAGAACAGGCGAAAGCTCAAGGGCTGATTCCACAGGACGCATTAAAATCGGTTGGTGTTATATCATTCTACGCGGAGCAGGTGAAGCGCATCAATCGTCTGATCGACCAGGAAATCAGTGTACCGCATTTACACATCCGTACAGGATCCGTCGATAAATTCCAAGGGATGGAGATGGATGTCATTATCGTCAGCATGGTGCGGAATCATGACAATGAGCGCGGAGAAATCGGATTTGCGAAAGATTACCGCCGTCTGAATGTTGCCTTGTCCCGCGCACGGGAACTGCTCATTATGGTCGGCAGTACCGAAATGTTCACAAAGCGTCCAAAGAGCGCGAAAACAAGGGATATGTATGCCCATGTATTAACGACAGTAAAAGAGCAAGACGGCTATTTTGCTGTGTAG
- a CDS encoding nucleoside-diphosphate sugar epimerase, whose product MDLQNTVLQLQKELTQNPPVEIKKQMQYAIPIHTLEVKYHPVMRNVMDILMKMMLISFEKAKLKNVELLAEILLVELLFIHDLTNKMLRLGMIVKEQEFALTAKGKAQLESGIFEEELEETSYFIQYSPIHEQPLGGDLEEFADLEEFPEPFPTIETEEIEAIEETLLVDFIQQQLSEQPVAEDEVPHYITSVVSTESIQINDIPVLCFLLFDQKENRHFVRVYNTLTRVWDERLETILFNIEKEQLQEE is encoded by the coding sequence ATGGATTTACAAAATACAGTTTTACAGCTGCAGAAAGAACTCACCCAAAATCCACCCGTTGAAATCAAAAAACAAATGCAGTATGCCATTCCGATTCACACATTGGAAGTGAAATATCATCCGGTAATGCGTAATGTCATGGATATTTTGATGAAAATGATGCTCATTTCATTTGAGAAGGCGAAACTGAAAAATGTGGAGCTATTAGCCGAAATTTTATTGGTGGAACTGTTATTTATTCATGATTTGACGAATAAAATGTTACGACTGGGTATGATTGTGAAGGAACAGGAATTTGCACTTACTGCCAAAGGGAAAGCACAGCTGGAATCGGGCATTTTTGAAGAGGAACTTGAAGAAACAAGTTATTTCATTCAATACAGCCCGATTCATGAACAGCCACTCGGGGGTGACCTGGAGGAATTTGCGGATCTGGAAGAATTTCCGGAGCCTTTCCCGACAATCGAAACAGAAGAAATCGAAGCGATTGAAGAGACGTTGCTCGTTGATTTTATTCAACAGCAACTTTCGGAACAGCCGGTGGCGGAAGATGAAGTACCGCATTATATAACAAGTGTTGTTTCGACGGAATCGATTCAGATTAATGATATTCCGGTCCTGTGTTTTTTACTGTTCGATCAAAAGGAAAACAGGCATTTTGTGCGGGTATACAATACATTGACACGTGTATGGGATGAACGGCTGGAAACCATCTTATTCAATATAGAAAAAGAACAGCTGCAGGAAGAGTAA